A genomic segment from Garra rufa chromosome 5, GarRuf1.0, whole genome shotgun sequence encodes:
- the LOC141334345 gene encoding uncharacterized protein, whose translation MSAYLAALYGHRGGVFQNMLIKEVEEAKDSESEHIFLINIMSHKTNQVFGPAQIALTREEYGWMERFLAIRKRLPGGKTAKYFFFTSTTNICKKLITYFREAWKSMGLPGNPSFTDIRSSIASHAKFTHSEDGRMKIAKFMCHDVQTADRFYVTNLSTKQAIEHRMLFEAALQGVDISSAGVKRQRHRRKMERPRKRGKASEGDSGDTSGSPEKSPETNQGEEGLSETDDPGQSGEDSGTSSHERSPVPSPTKTPVVVITPMRRKLRPRRISPTSIQMVKKIAQMKKVKNKVKRAILKRKAKK comes from the exons ATGTCGGCCTACTTGGCGGCCCTCTATGGTCACCGAGGGGGCGTATTTCAAAATATGCTGATTAAGGAGGTTGAGGAGGCCAAGGATTCCGAGTCAGAACACATATTCTTGATAAAC ATTATGTCACACAAAACTAATCAGGTTTTTGGGCCAGCtcaaatagccctaaccagggaAGAATATGGATGGATGGAGCGCTTTCTGGCCATCAGAAAAAGACTCCCCGGTGGCAAGACtgccaagtattttttttttacttccaccACCAACATATGCAAAAAGCTCATCACGTACTTCCGTGAGGCATGGAAGTCTATGGGCCTACCGGGCAACCCAAGCTTCACAGACATCCGAAGTTCAATTGCCAGTCAT GCAAAATTCACTCATTCTGAGGACGGCAGGATGAAGATTGCAAAGTTCATGTGTCATGACGTCCAAACAGCAGACAGGTTCTATGTGACCAACCTGTCCACCAAGCAGGCCATCGAACATCGAATGCTTTTCGAGGCTGCGCTGCAAGGTGTGGACATCAGTTCAGCAGGGGTAAAGCGACAACGTCATCGCCGTAAAATGGAACGTCCAAGAAAGAGGGGGAAGGCATCCGAAGGAGACTCAGGAGACACATCAGGCTCTCCTGAGAAGAGTCCTGAGACCAACCAG GGTGAAGAGGGCCTGTCTGAAACAGACGATCCAGGGCAGAGTGGAGAAGACTCGGGGACAAGCAGCCATGAGCGTTCACCAGTCCCCTCACCCACAAAAACCCCAGTTGTTGTGATTACTCCGATGAGAAGGAAATTGAGGCCACGTCGCATTTCACCGACAAGCATTCAAATGGTTAAAAAAATTGCACagatgaaaaaagtaaaaaataaggtGAAGAGGGccattttaaaaaggaaagccaAAAAGTGA